In one Desulfoferula mesophila genomic region, the following are encoded:
- a CDS encoding GNAT family N-acetyltransferase, producing the protein MNLQFLMRGLTMSAIYWPDAYQAKKCTAAEAISRIKRGRRVFVGTSCGEPQTLVKELAHQSCNFTDVEVVRVLSLETAPLTLIADETACRNLNIRSFYLGSAKPRVLSSSKRFLTPINLSEVPRLFQSRQMPIHVALIQVSEPDDFGWVSLGVSVDVTMAAARSADLVIAQVNPSMPRVLGRSFLHVNDIDLVVEADEPLLSVGSPPEFESAKLIAQHVARLIEDGSTLQMSLGATHQATVLALKDKNDLGVHTQFLTDTILNLVSRGVITNRKKGFNEGKLVASGAIGSANLYEFMHDNPGIEFHPSDYVNNPMIIARHHKMVALNVAMAMDLTGQAAADALPYNHFTGVSGVMDFVRGASMAQGGKSILMLPSTTLDGKASRIAVQMDNMAVVVPRGDVHYVVTEYGVVNLFGKSLQERAIAMISVAHPKFRDELFQQAKEAGLLGSERTLAETIKSVYPRSVEETRSFGDVEVLFRPARPTDERQIQEHFYNLDRDDVMRRFLHERVSFARQDMPELFQVDYIHDMTLVAVVGEPGFEKVIGVGNYFLEPATNLAEVAFSVTRDWQKKGISSTLQRKLANIAREHGISGLVAYTHPANRGMIALFKKLPYKVHSAYDGEVITLTARFDEPAEISGRPPAPVHR; encoded by the coding sequence TTGAATCTGCAATTTCTCATGCGAGGACTGACCATGAGCGCCATCTACTGGCCGGACGCCTATCAAGCCAAAAAATGCACCGCTGCCGAGGCCATTTCCCGTATCAAACGGGGGCGCCGAGTCTTTGTGGGCACCTCCTGCGGGGAGCCGCAAACCCTGGTCAAGGAGTTGGCCCACCAGAGCTGCAACTTCACCGACGTGGAAGTGGTGCGGGTGCTCAGCCTGGAAACCGCGCCGCTGACGCTCATCGCCGATGAAACCGCCTGCCGCAACCTGAACATCCGCTCCTTTTACCTGGGATCGGCCAAACCCAGGGTATTGAGTTCCAGCAAACGCTTCTTGACCCCCATCAACCTCTCCGAAGTACCGCGCCTGTTCCAAAGCCGCCAGATGCCCATTCACGTGGCCCTGATCCAGGTGAGCGAGCCGGACGACTTCGGTTGGGTCAGCCTGGGGGTCAGCGTGGACGTGACCATGGCCGCGGCCCGCTCGGCCGACCTGGTCATCGCCCAGGTGAACCCCTCCATGCCCCGGGTGTTGGGCCGCAGCTTCTTGCACGTCAACGACATCGACCTGGTGGTGGAGGCAGACGAGCCCCTGCTCAGCGTGGGCAGCCCGCCGGAGTTCGAATCGGCCAAGCTCATCGCCCAGCACGTGGCCCGCCTCATCGAGGACGGCTCCACCCTGCAGATGAGCCTGGGAGCCACCCACCAGGCCACGGTGTTGGCCCTCAAGGACAAGAACGACTTGGGGGTGCACACCCAGTTTCTCACCGACACCATCTTGAACCTGGTCAGCCGGGGAGTGATCACCAACCGCAAAAAGGGCTTCAACGAGGGCAAGCTGGTGGCCAGCGGGGCCATCGGTTCGGCCAACCTGTACGAATTCATGCACGACAACCCGGGCATCGAGTTCCACCCCAGCGATTACGTGAACAACCCCATGATAATCGCCCGCCACCACAAGATGGTGGCGCTCAACGTGGCCATGGCCATGGACCTGACCGGCCAGGCCGCGGCCGACGCCCTGCCCTACAACCACTTCACCGGGGTGAGCGGGGTGATGGACTTCGTGCGCGGGGCCTCCATGGCCCAGGGCGGCAAGTCCATCCTCATGCTGCCCTCCACCACCCTGGACGGCAAGGCCAGCCGCATCGCGGTGCAAATGGACAACATGGCCGTGGTGGTGCCCCGGGGCGACGTGCACTACGTGGTCACCGAGTACGGGGTGGTCAACCTGTTCGGCAAGAGCCTGCAAGAGCGGGCCATCGCCATGATCAGCGTGGCCCACCCCAAATTCCGCGACGAGCTGTTCCAGCAGGCCAAGGAGGCCGGGCTCTTGGGCAGCGAGCGCACCCTGGCCGAAACCATCAAGAGCGTTTACCCCCGCTCCGTGGAGGAGACCCGATCCTTCGGCGACGTGGAGGTGCTGTTCCGCCCGGCCCGGCCCACTGACGAGCGCCAAATCCAGGAGCACTTCTACAACCTGGACCGCGACGACGTGATGCGCCGCTTTTTGCACGAGCGAGTCAGCTTCGCCCGCCAGGACATGCCCGAGCTGTTCCAGGTGGACTACATCCACGACATGACCCTGGTGGCCGTGGTGGGCGAACCGGGCTTTGAAAAGGTCATCGGGGTGGGCAACTATTTCCTGGAGCCGGCCACCAACCTGGCCGAGGTGGCCTTTTCGGTGACTCGCGATTGGCAGAAGAAAGGCATCTCCAGCACTTTGCAGCGCAAGCTGGCCAACATAGCCCGGGAGCACGGCATCAGCGGCCTGGTGGCCTACACCCATCCGGCCAACCGGGGCATGATCGCCCTGTTCAAGAAACTGCCCTACAAGGTGCACTCGGCCTACGACGGCGAGGTCATCACCCTAACCGCCCGTTTTGACGAGCCCGCCGAGATTTCCGGGCGGCCCCCCGCCCCGGTGCACAGGTAA
- a CDS encoding PAS domain S-box protein, producing MFESLTVISVFCFYMGLIFALAVWAERRQAAGRSVVNNPLVYALSLSVFCTTWTYYGSVGYAANSGMLFMTIYLGPTMVVIFWWGLLRKLVRIKTNHHITSIADFIGARYEKSVPLAGLATLIALVGTMPYIALQLKAVLTTFDMITQDTGVASAWIGSHVGPIVMALMVVFTIIFGVRRLDPTERHEGIVMAVAAEGLVKLVLFMAAGVFVVYQLFDGFGDIFTRYAALTETPRGAQLKPQSISFITWGSYLILAGSAVLFLPRQFHIAVVENQNEDHIKKAMWMFPLYMLLITIFAYPIALAGLVSGLPLEQADTFVLQLPLSSGHSLLTLLVFLGGFSAATSMVLITSMTMATMISNHLLLPLVDWIPALGFIERHLLKSRWLAVTCFILMGYWFERLVGGQVMLVNIGIISFAAVLQFAPAIVGGIFWRQANSRGAMWGLTAGFLVWAYTMLLPALITGGWFSLHLLNEGPWHLSFLRPEQLFGVSGMDPVSHSVFWSLLANLGLYILGSLTQRPEQETQRDAEAFVGALIDETVLSRGGRHEAYISLADKRRRIENLLLRYFEAAGAAAVTEKCLRETGLMDRERISITELAELYNEVEKNLAGVVGTAGAHRALASAGVFTPRESQELSEVYGEILAGLRARPEDLKRRINFLQERHELANRHAEELEEKVVELQNQILRRKLAEQQVRESEERYRTAIEYSNDGVVLIKDNTLWYVNHKFAEMFGYRSRREIVGRSLTAIVHPQDRERVVEISATGRDGRPAVARYDFRGLRKDGTSLFIAVSATSVLYKGRTVNLAYLRDVTERRRHEDEIRQLSRRLIQGSEEERKRLAADLHDEFGQSLSALHLGVRSLAGSLPSQLEEQQARCESLTNTIEELAENVRKISSDLRPDMLDHLGLIPTLEWYVRELAQRAPLEIKFEAVGFKRRLDPRVEIVLYRIMQEALNNVVKHAKADRVSINLTYSHPTAIMVISDKGGGFDPSEQHPSLERRQGIGLISMRERVASVGGSIDIRSAPGKGCTIRVALPERPPLESEPAPEDLPRIWREA from the coding sequence ATGTTCGAGAGCCTGACGGTCATAAGCGTCTTCTGCTTTTACATGGGCCTCATCTTCGCCCTGGCCGTTTGGGCGGAGCGCCGCCAGGCGGCCGGGCGCAGCGTGGTCAACAACCCGCTGGTCTACGCGCTGAGCCTCAGCGTTTTCTGCACCACCTGGACCTACTACGGCTCTGTGGGTTACGCCGCCAACAGCGGCATGCTGTTCATGACCATCTACCTGGGACCCACCATGGTGGTGATCTTCTGGTGGGGGCTGTTGCGCAAGCTGGTGCGCATCAAGACCAACCACCACATCACCTCCATCGCCGACTTCATCGGGGCCCGCTACGAGAAATCGGTGCCCCTGGCCGGCCTGGCCACCTTGATCGCCCTGGTGGGCACCATGCCCTACATCGCCCTGCAGCTCAAGGCGGTGCTCACCACCTTTGACATGATCACCCAGGACACCGGTGTGGCCAGCGCCTGGATCGGCAGCCACGTGGGCCCCATCGTCATGGCCCTCATGGTGGTGTTCACCATCATCTTCGGCGTGCGCCGCCTGGACCCCACCGAGCGCCACGAAGGCATCGTCATGGCCGTGGCCGCCGAGGGCTTGGTCAAGCTGGTGCTGTTCATGGCCGCCGGGGTGTTCGTGGTCTACCAGCTCTTCGACGGCTTCGGCGACATCTTCACCCGATACGCCGCCCTGACCGAGACCCCGCGGGGAGCCCAGCTCAAGCCCCAGAGCATCAGCTTCATCACCTGGGGCAGCTATCTGATCCTGGCGGGCAGCGCGGTGCTTTTCCTGCCCCGTCAGTTCCACATCGCGGTGGTGGAAAACCAAAACGAAGACCACATCAAAAAAGCCATGTGGATGTTCCCGCTGTACATGCTGCTCATCACCATCTTCGCCTACCCCATCGCCTTGGCCGGGCTGGTCAGCGGCCTGCCCCTGGAACAGGCGGACACCTTCGTGTTGCAGCTTCCCCTGAGCAGCGGCCATTCCCTGCTGACCCTGCTGGTGTTTTTGGGCGGGTTCAGCGCGGCCACCAGCATGGTGCTCATCACCTCCATGACCATGGCCACCATGATCAGCAACCACCTGCTGTTGCCCCTGGTGGACTGGATTCCCGCCCTGGGCTTCATCGAGCGCCACCTGCTCAAGTCCCGCTGGCTGGCGGTGACCTGCTTCATCCTCATGGGCTATTGGTTCGAGCGCCTGGTGGGGGGCCAGGTGATGCTGGTGAACATCGGCATCATCTCCTTTGCCGCGGTGCTGCAGTTCGCCCCGGCCATCGTGGGCGGCATCTTCTGGCGCCAGGCCAACAGCCGGGGGGCCATGTGGGGGCTCACGGCCGGTTTTTTGGTGTGGGCCTACACCATGCTGCTGCCCGCCCTGATCACCGGCGGCTGGTTCTCCCTCCACCTGCTCAACGAGGGCCCCTGGCATCTGAGCTTCCTCAGGCCCGAGCAGCTGTTCGGAGTCAGCGGCATGGACCCGGTGAGCCACAGCGTGTTCTGGAGCCTGCTGGCCAACCTGGGGCTGTACATCCTGGGCTCGCTGACCCAGCGCCCGGAGCAGGAGACCCAGCGCGACGCAGAGGCCTTCGTGGGAGCCCTCATCGACGAGACGGTGCTGAGCCGGGGCGGCCGCCATGAGGCCTACATAAGCCTGGCCGACAAGCGGCGGCGCATCGAGAACCTCTTGCTGCGCTATTTCGAGGCCGCCGGGGCGGCCGCGGTAACCGAAAAATGCCTGCGCGAAACCGGCCTCATGGACCGGGAGCGCATCTCCATCACCGAGTTGGCCGAGCTGTACAACGAGGTGGAGAAAAACCTGGCCGGCGTGGTGGGCACCGCCGGGGCCCACCGGGCCCTGGCCTCGGCCGGGGTGTTCACCCCCAGGGAAAGCCAGGAGTTGAGCGAGGTCTACGGCGAAATCCTGGCCGGCCTCCGGGCCCGGCCCGAGGATCTCAAGCGGCGCATCAATTTTTTGCAGGAGCGCCACGAGTTGGCCAACCGCCACGCCGAGGAGCTGGAAGAAAAGGTGGTGGAGCTGCAAAACCAGATATTGCGGCGCAAGCTGGCCGAGCAGCAAGTTCGGGAAAGCGAGGAGCGCTACCGCACGGCCATCGAATATTCCAACGACGGGGTGGTGCTCATCAAGGACAACACCCTGTGGTATGTGAACCACAAGTTCGCCGAGATGTTCGGCTACCGCTCCCGGCGGGAGATCGTGGGGCGCTCCCTCACCGCCATCGTGCACCCCCAGGACCGGGAACGGGTGGTGGAAATCAGCGCCACCGGCCGTGACGGCCGCCCGGCCGTGGCCCGCTACGACTTCAGGGGACTGCGCAAGGACGGCACCTCGTTGTTCATCGCGGTCAGCGCCACCAGCGTTTTGTACAAGGGGCGCACCGTGAACCTGGCCTACCTGCGCGACGTGACCGAGCGGCGGCGGCACGAGGACGAAATTCGCCAGCTTTCCCGAAGGCTTATCCAGGGCAGCGAAGAGGAGCGCAAACGCCTGGCCGCCGACCTGCACGACGAGTTCGGCCAGTCGCTCAGCGCCCTGCACCTGGGAGTCCGCTCCCTGGCGGGCTCCTTGCCCTCCCAACTCGAGGAGCAGCAGGCTCGCTGCGAGTCGCTGACCAACACCATCGAGGAGTTGGCCGAAAACGTGCGCAAGATCTCCAGCGACCTCCGGCCGGACATGCTGGACCACCTGGGGCTCATCCCCACCCTGGAGTGGTACGTGCGCGAACTGGCCCAGCGAGCCCCCCTGGAGATAAAATTCGAAGCGGTTGGATTTAAAAGAAGACTTGACCCACGGGTGGAGATCGTCTTGTATCGTATAATGCAGGAGGCGCTCAACAACGTGGTCAAGCACGCCAAGGCCGACCGGGTGAGCATCAACCTGACCTACAGCCATCCCACGGCCATCATGGTCATTAGCGACAAAGGCGGGGGCTTCGACCCCTCTGAGCAGCACCCCAGCCTGGAACGCCGCCAGGGCATCGGCCTGATCAGCATGCGCGAGCGCGTGGCCTCGGTGGGCGGCTCCATAGACATCCGTTCCGCGCCAGGCAAGGGCTGCACCATACGGGTGGCCTTGCCGGAGCGGCCTCCCCTGGAAAGCGAACCGGCCCCCGAGGACCTGCCCCGGATTTGGAGGGAAGCTTGA